DNA sequence from the Tissierella sp. MB52-C2 genome:
TGTTACTGGATCTGGTCTTGTAGGTGGCTTTGTGGTGGTTGATTTTTTGGTCGATGCTACAGTTGGATTAGATTCTTCTAACTTCCCATTTACTAACTTATACTCTACATTAGTTTTTAATGTTGATCCGTTAGCCTTAATTTTGGCTCCTGACTTAATTGATTTTATAGTACCTTTCGAATCTACAATCACATCTGCACCGACTATACTAAGGCTATCAATTGATGTATCCTTTGCTGATATAAGACTTGCCTTATCCCTCACTTCAACCTTCTTTATATAACTACCTTTAGTAAGCTCCAATCTTACTTGTTTTACAGTTTTAAGCTCTTCTACTGTTGTATTAGAAAGAACTACATTTACTAACCCTTGTTTTTTATCTATAGATACTGAATTTAATTTAGAATTGTTAATGCTTAAACCATTAGATCCTCCATTAACAATTACTTTACCCTTTACTACTACATTATCAAGAATTGTATTGCCTTCCCCTATACCCTCTGCTAAGTATAAATTGCCTCCGATTATTATATCCTTCAGTATTACATCTTTTGTATTTACTATAAGATTTGTATTTCTATTTTTATTTATAGTCCCAGATGCATTAACTATTTCACCTGAAATGTTATATAACATCTTAACTACTTCAGCTCTTGTAATCTCCGCATTTGCTCTAAAAGTTCCATCTGGATAACCATTTATATATCCATTTTTCTTTAACCCACCGACAATACCTTTAAGTTCTTCAGGTAAAGTTAAATTATCTGTAAATTTAGATGCTTCAAGCTTGTCCTTTTCTACCCCAAAAATAACACCAATTATTCTGGCAACTTCTCCCCTAGTAATGTTCTCATTAGCATTTAATGATGTTCCTGGAAGTATATAATTAGCACTCACTCCCTTTTGTACCTCATCATAATACCAATCTGTAGGACTTACATCATTAAAGTTAACCTCAGATTTTTGAGTAAAACCCATTATACCATTAACAACCTTGTAAAACTCAGATTTATTCATGTTGTTAGTAGGTCTAAATGTTCCATCTGGATAACCTGAAAGAATTCCCTTATTTTTCATGTAGTTGATTTCACTCTTCGCCCAATTGTCTTCATAATCACTCCCTTGCCCCAATGCAACTATGCCTGTAGACATAAGGATGACTAAAGAAAAAATCAGCGATAACAGTCTCTTCATACAAATACCCCCCCTTTAATAGTTATACTTGTCTCATTTATATGATAATACTTAATTTAAAGCAAAGTCTAGGAGCAAGTTATGACATATTTTATTCAGTGTAGATTATTGTCTACACTCCTTCATCCATTCAAAAAAGGAGCTTTAGTGTGCTTACTTTAAATCAACATTAAGCTAAATAATATATAATAACCTTAGTAATTTGTTACTCTATAAATGTATCTGTCATATTTAAGGAGAAATTTTTTAATGAATTACAAAATACCTCTTTATATACTTCTTTCTACTATTTAATAAATATATTTTTATATCCATAGGCAAAGATATATCTATTGAAAGTGTCTTATTCTCTCAATTAGTAGCAAAATAATCTTCTTATATCATTTTCTTTTATTTAAGATTTTATAGTCGTTTTTTGAATATTTTGTAAATTTACGTCTCATTAATGAAGTCATATCAGTTAAAATACCTCTAGGAGATTTTGACCTTCTAGATATTCTTCTTACCTATAATTTTTTTTCCTGATTTATTGATAAGATTGATTACTTCATTATTTTAAGTTATCATTTATGAGTATATTTATTTAGAGTAAACAAAAAATCCCACCAGGGAACTTGGTGAAATTTTGTAATCCTTAATTTTGCCCTGCCAGTTGATTCTTGATAAGTTTTATTTCTAACAGATATTTCTTTTATGTATTGATATGAGTATCCTAGCTCATCAGCAATTTTTTTCAAAGACTTCCCTTATATATATCTCATGTTCCTCCCTCCTAAAAAATAAAAGCCCAAGGATTTTATTTTCCTTGGGTTTCTAAAACCTCTATCTATAATTCAATACTTACGATATCAATAAAATACCGCACAATTCTTTTCTGAATAATACGGTATTTAAAATTATTTTATACATTTAATTATATTTACATATTTTATTATTATAATTCTATAATAATTTACCTGTACGCCTGTAATTTTTTCATAGTTATAATATTACTAATAATAGTTGTTGTTCCAGCAATTAAAGTGCCTAATGCCCATATTTGTTTTTTCATTAATAGTCCAATAATTCCAACTACTATAAGCATAGTTCCAATACCTAATCCCACTAAACAACCCTTATATTTAATTTCAAAGGGTACCTTAGGTATTTCTCCTGTTCTTTCCATTGCTTTTTCTGTTTTAGCTAGTGCTTTTCTTGTTATCTGCAAAAGCTTTTCATTAATATTATTCATTTTTATCCTCCATGATATATGAATGTCTTTTTAAAATTTGTTTAATGAGCTTATCACTTACAATATCAACTCCAAGTTGTTTCATTAACATTTGTAAGAACTTTAGCCTACTTAATGTTTCAGAAATATTACGATTAAATAAAATTGGATTTATCCAAATATTAACAAGTAACATGAATATCTCAGCACATTCATTTGGAAACTCCGTATTAATAGAACCATCCTCTATTCCTTCTTGTATTATTTCACTTAAAATGGGGGCATCACTGTTAATACCTGTTTTAATGCCCAAAACTACAAATTGTGGATTTTTTATTTGACCCATTAGTACATTATCAAGAGAATGCGCTTCTTCATCAGACATAGTAGCTTCTAGTATACGTACAAGTTTTTCTCTGCTGTTATTCGCTTTTGTATTCTTTATTAATTTTTTTAACATCTGATTTGAATAACTAAATTGCTTTTTAGTTATAGCATCTAAAATTTCTTCTTTGGATCTAAAATGATGATAAATTGCGCCTTTCGACATTTGTAGTTCATTAATAATATCCTGTATGCTTGTTTTATCAAATCCTTTTTCAGTAAATAGTCTTTCTGAAACAGATAATATTTTTTCGATTGTTTGTTCTGGATATTTATTTCTCGACATTTAATCACTCCTTACATACCAACCGTTAGTATGTATAGATTATAATATTAATCATTAAATGTCAAGAATATTTTTAATACCGTATTATTCAGTTTTCAATGTTCAATTACACATAAATTATCTTTAGTGATAGAGTGTATTGTAAGTACCAAACTCCCACTAAAACTCACCTCTTTTCTTTTTATACTTTTTTCTGTGTATAGCATGTTAATAACTTTGTTGATAATTCGTCATATAAGAATAATGTCCATATTAACATCATATTAGGAGAATCAGGCGTAATAAAAACAATGCTCATACTGTAATATCCCAAACATACATATCTATTTTCTCTGTTTGTAAGTTTTGCATAATTTCATAATCAGGAACATCATTTACAGTAATAAGCGTCGCTCCTAATTTTTCTATTGTTTTTCTTGAGGCAATATTATCATACCCAGACCCTATAAACAAACGCTTAAATCCATGAGTCAATGCAACTTGTTTAATAAGTTTACATGCTTTCATTGCGTAATTATGCCCGGAATAATGAGGGGAAACACCATAACTAAGATGACCTCTTAAATATTGTCTGCGTGTATTGTCTACTGCAAAATAAATTACGCCAATATCTTCATTATCATTGATATGTATTATAGAAAATCCG
Encoded proteins:
- a CDS encoding TetR/AcrR family transcriptional regulator; amino-acid sequence: MSRNKYPEQTIEKILSVSERLFTEKGFDKTSIQDIINELQMSKGAIYHHFRSKEEILDAITKKQFSYSNQMLKKLIKNTKANNSREKLVRILEATMSDEEAHSLDNVLMGQIKNPQFVVLGIKTGINSDAPILSEIIQEGIEDGSINTEFPNECAEIFMLLVNIWINPILFNRNISETLSRLKFLQMLMKQLGVDIVSDKLIKQILKRHSYIMEDKNE
- a CDS encoding GNAT family N-acetyltransferase, encoding MFQFVEFNDLKDDEIKLVLKSQDLPDYEKGILPRYGFSIIHINDNEDIGVIYFAVDNTRRQYLRGHLSYGVSPHYSGHNYAMKACKLIKQVALTHGFKRLFIGSGYDNIASRKTIEKLGATLITVNDVPDYEIMQNLQTEKIDMYVWDITV